In a genomic window of Ipomoea triloba cultivar NCNSP0323 chromosome 3, ASM357664v1:
- the LOC116012388 gene encoding probable ribonuclease P/MRP protein subunit POP5 yields the protein MVGFKNRYMVMEVFLDPNKDLTGNDPIIITQFNLSKSIKDSILANFGECGLASSLNSFQVKYVNPITKVCIIRTSRQEYQKVWAAITMITSIGNCPVVFNLLDLSGSIKACKDAALKCEESKFEHCKLLAGIQLNDDLKQHLQNCLEKIKVLEH from the exons ATGGTGGGGTTCAAGAATAGATACATGGTGATGGAAGTGTTTTTGGATCCAAATAAAGATCTCACGGGAAATGACCCCATTATAATCACCCAATTCAATTTGTCCAAATCTATCAAGGATAGCATTCTAGCAAACTTTGGAGAGTGTGGTCTAGCCTCATCACTCAATTCATTTCAAG TGAAGTATGTAAATCCTATTACAAAAGTGTGCATCATTAGAACATCCAGGCAAGAGTACCAAAAAGTTTGGGCTGCAATTACCATGATTACAAGTATAGGGAACTGCCCTGTGGTATTCAACTTACTTGACCTGAGTG GAAGTATCAAGGCATGCAAAGATGCTGCTTTGAAGTGTGAAGAGTCAAAGTTTGAGCATTGCAAGTTACTGGCTGGAATCCAACTTAATGATGACCTCAAGCAGCACTTGCAGAATTGCCTTGAGAAGATCAAAGTTTTGGAGCACTGA
- the LOC116013093 gene encoding uncharacterized protein LOC116013093 — translation MNQQSHIAQHIEKFTSQEIVENRLRLRTSIEATRWLALQGCSFRGHDESIASMNGGNFLELLSIIASFNDEVTKVLDKAPRNASYTSPTLQKQILQVLATKVKGAIREEIGHEKFCIIVDEARDESKKEQMSIVLRFVDRDGFIQERFFGVVHVKDTSASTLKECIFSILSRHNLAVQNIWGQGYDGASNMRGEWNGLKALILDECPYAYYVHCFAHRLQLALEASSKEVIPVHQFFTKLNSIINVVGASYGTTHAHRGDADTAYEVLEISNMLCQALQLQSQDILNAMHLVSSTKLHIQTLRDSGWDELVASVKSFCETVNITVPNFDAQYIARRGRARHQQDELTIGHHYKVDIFNAVIDSQLQELSNRFDDKAIELIILSSSLDPKEMRVSFRIDDVCKLVEKFYTRDFEDYEILQLRMQLEHFEHVQQLPDFRILESISDLCQWLAKTRKSNIYPLVFRVVTLILTLPVSTATTERSFSAMNIVKTTLLNKMEDEFLSDCLLVYIEKQIAKQFSIDSIIDDFCDIQERRSKF, via the exons ATGAACCAACAATCACACATTGCACAACATATTGAGAAATTCACATCTCAAGAAATAGTAGAGAATAGACTTCGCTTGAGAACTTCAATTGAGGCAACGAGATGGCTTGCATTACAAGGATGTTCTTTTAGAGGTCATGATGAGTCAATTGCATCAATGAACGGTGGAAACTTTTTAGAACTATTGAGTATCATTGCCTCTTTTAATGATGAAGTAACAAAAGTTCTTGATAAAGCTCCACGAAATGCATCATATACATCACCAACATTACAAAAGCAAATTTTGCAAGTGTTGGCAACTAAAGTAAAAGGTGCTATCCGAGAAGAAATTGGCCATGAAAAGTTTTGTATCATTGTTGATGAAGCTCGAGATGAATCAAAGAAGGAACAAATGTCAATTGTTTTGAGATTTGTTGATAGAGATGGCTTTATACAAGAGCGTTTCTTTGGAGTTGTTCATGTTAAGGACACTAGTGCATCAACATTGAAAGAATGTATCTTTTCTATCTTATCTCGTCATAACCTTGCTGTTCAAAATATTTGGGGACAAGGTTATGATGGTGCAAGTAACATGCGTGGAGAATGGAATGGATTGAAAGCTTTAATCTTGGATGAATGTCCTTATGCTTATTATGTTCATTGTTTTGCACATCGATTGCAATTGGCATTAGAAGCTTCATCAAAGGAAGTCATTCCTGTCCATCAATTTTTCACCAAGTTGAACTCCATTATAAATGTTGTTGGGGCTTCAT ATGGAACTACACATGCTCACCGTGGAGATGCCGATACAGCTTATGAG GTTCTGGAGATTTCTAATATGCTTTGCCAAGCTTTGCAACTTCAATCTCAAGATATATTGAATGCAATGCATCTTGTGTCATCTACAAAATTGCATATTCAAACTTTAAGAGATAGTGGATGGGATGAATTAGTTGCAAGTGTGAAGTCTTTTTGTGAAACTGTCAATATAACTGTGCCGAATTTTGATGCTCAATATATTGCAAGAAGAGGAAGGGCTAGACATCAACAAGATGAATTAACAATTGGACATCATTACAAAGTTGATATTTTTAATGCGGTGATTGATTCTCAGTTGCAAGAGTTGAGTAATAGGTTTGATGATAAAGCAATTGAGTTAATTATTCTCAGTTCATCGTTGGATCCAAAAGAGATGCGTGTATCATTCAGAATTGATGATGTTTGCAAGTTGGTAGAGAAGTTTTACACACGAGACTTTGAAGATTATGAGATTTTGCAATTGAGAATGCAACTTGAACATTTTGAACATGTGCAACAACTTCCTGATTTTAGAATACTAGAAAGTATTTCTGATCTATGCCAATGGTTGGCAAAAACTAGAAAATCAAACATCTATCCTCTTGTGTTCAGAGTAGTAACTCTCATTCTCACACTTCCAGTATCTACCGCTACTACAGAACGATCTTTTTCTGCCATGAATATAGTCAAGACTACACTTCTTAACAAGATGGAAGATGAATTTCTTAGTGACTGTTTGTTAGTATACATTGAAAAACAAATTGCAAAACAATTTAGTATAGATTCAATTATAGATGATTTTTGTGACATCCAAGAGAGACGGTCTAAATTTTAG